One window of the Methanomassiliicoccales archaeon genome contains the following:
- a CDS encoding glutamate-5-semialdehyde dehydrogenase codes for MPYSDMPLSIMDAVELAAKNAKEASYRLQSLSQAVRNEALQEIASALSDNADIIIDANEADLREGEKAGLGKVLLKRLRYDRSKIDESVESLRSLIKQEDPIGEVVSRMELDHGLILERTTCPIGVIGVIFESRPEALVQISSLCLKSGNAVILKGGSEAHHTNETLAKVIVKAVVDVDQRFEGAVQLLSTREEVNKLLAMDQYVDLIIPRGSNQLVKFIQSHTKIPVLGHADGICHTYVDEKADLEMALRVCLDSKIQYPAVCNAMETLLVHENVALSFLPAMAELYGRAGVELRGDASARSIVEMNEATDDDWTKEYNDLVLSVKVVSSLDEAIAHINRYGSHHTDAIITNDERSARHFMDEVDSSSVMWNCSTRFADGYRYGLGAEVGISTNKTHARGPVGLEGLTIYKYRLNGSGQIVADYSGEKGRSFTHRKLL; via the coding sequence ATGCCATATTCCGACATGCCATTGTCTATCATGGACGCCGTGGAGCTAGCCGCCAAGAACGCCAAAGAGGCGTCGTACCGTTTGCAGAGCCTGTCCCAGGCCGTTAGAAACGAAGCCCTCCAGGAAATAGCATCTGCCCTTTCCGATAACGCTGACATCATCATTGATGCCAATGAGGCCGATCTACGGGAAGGGGAGAAGGCAGGATTGGGGAAGGTCCTCCTCAAACGATTGCGTTATGACCGTTCCAAGATCGATGAGTCCGTGGAATCCCTGCGCTCATTGATAAAACAGGAGGACCCCATTGGCGAGGTCGTATCCCGCATGGAGTTGGATCATGGCCTAATTTTGGAGAGGACCACCTGCCCCATTGGCGTGATCGGCGTCATCTTCGAATCCCGCCCGGAGGCCTTGGTGCAGATATCGTCGCTCTGCCTGAAGTCCGGTAACGCCGTCATCCTGAAGGGCGGTTCTGAAGCACATCATACGAACGAGACGTTGGCCAAGGTCATCGTGAAAGCGGTGGTCGATGTGGACCAGCGGTTCGAGGGAGCGGTCCAGCTGCTCTCCACCAGGGAGGAGGTCAACAAGCTGTTGGCCATGGACCAGTATGTCGACCTCATAATCCCCCGGGGTTCCAACCAGCTGGTGAAGTTCATCCAGTCGCATACCAAGATCCCTGTTCTGGGGCATGCCGACGGCATCTGCCACACCTATGTGGACGAGAAGGCCGACCTGGAGATGGCCCTGAGGGTCTGCCTCGACTCCAAGATACAGTATCCCGCCGTCTGCAATGCCATGGAAACTTTGCTGGTCCATGAGAACGTCGCCCTAAGCTTCCTGCCAGCCATGGCGGAACTATACGGTCGGGCAGGGGTGGAGCTGAGGGGGGATGCATCCGCTCGTAGCATCGTTGAAATGAACGAGGCTACGGACGATGATTGGACAAAGGAATACAATGACCTCGTCCTGTCCGTCAAGGTCGTATCCTCGTTGGATGAGGCTATTGCCCACATCAACCGCTATGGCTCGCACCACACCGACGCCATCATCACCAACGACGAGCGTAGCGCCCGGCACTTCATGGACGAAGTGGATTCCTCGTCGGTCATGTGGAACTGCTCAACACGGTTCGCTGACGGATACCGCTATGGATTGGGGGCAGAGGTGGGCATCAGCACCAACAAGACCCATGCTCGCGGACCGGTCGGACTGGAAGGGCTGACAATTTACAAATACCGCCTAAATGGCTCCGGACAAATCGTGGCCGATTACTCCGGGGAAAAGGGAAGGTCGTTCACTCACAGGAAATTGCTATGA